TTCAAATGCCATCTGCAATTGATCGATTAAGCCCATCTCTAATAGCCGGTTGGCATCCTTCAACATTTCGCGACGCTCCTTCAAAGCCACGTTCTTTGCAATTCCCATGGCCCAGGGGAGAAAAGGCCGAGCCGGATCATATTTTTCAAATTCCCGGACCAGCACTACAGCCACCTGCTGAACGATGTCCTCCGTAGCATGAAAATCTCGAACAAAAGAAAATACGAAAGCCGCCACCACGGACTGCGACTCCGTCCACAGGCGAGCCAGTTTTTCGGTATTTTCTTGCTCCACGCGTCCCCCCACCTTCCAGCCGAGCAAAAATCGAAGTTTACGGCCCGCGCAAACACCGACACTAGTTATTTCCAAAAGCCGGTTAATCGTTACAACAGTTGCTCAAATTTCTTTCCGCATTTTATTGGTTTTTGCATTCCTCAAGAAGCGGAATGGATGTAACCTACGTTAGAATAAATACTTGCAGCATTAGTTGCC
This portion of the Pirellulales bacterium genome encodes:
- a CDS encoding sigma-70 family RNA polymerase sigma factor, giving the protein MLGWKVGGRVEQENTEKLARLWTESQSVVAAFVFSFVRDFHATEDIVQQVAVVLVREFEKYDPARPFLPWAMGIAKNVALKERREMLKDANRLLEMGLIDQLQMAFEGKSDEWTATRRALRLCLEKQRQRLLEVLRWRYAFDLKPQEIAQRMGITSGAVRVMLHRARSGLRDCIQRKLNASA